The Mycolicibacterium fluoranthenivorans genome has a window encoding:
- a CDS encoding potassium channel family protein, whose product MSDQTRLERFEQRTEWLMAAVALIFLGCYSVQVLAEPHGFSDIAMRAAMAGLYLVFVADYLVRFYLADPRGRWFLRNLVDLAIVVLPMFRPLRLLSLAVVLEVLQRAVGHSIRGRVAAYTAGGVVMIVYAASLAVLDVERHAPHAQITSFGDAVWWAVSTVTTVGYGDLTPVTLSGRLIAVALMVAGISLLGVVTATLASWIVEKVAEEDTANQAATAAHIEELREEIRKLRDAMRSDAD is encoded by the coding sequence ATGTCTGATCAAACCCGGCTGGAGCGCTTCGAACAGCGGACCGAATGGCTGATGGCCGCCGTGGCGCTGATATTTCTCGGCTGCTATTCGGTGCAGGTGCTCGCGGAGCCGCACGGCTTCTCCGACATCGCGATGCGGGCCGCGATGGCCGGTCTGTATCTGGTCTTCGTCGCCGACTACCTGGTGCGCTTCTACCTCGCCGATCCACGCGGTCGGTGGTTCCTGCGCAATCTCGTCGACCTCGCGATCGTCGTGCTGCCGATGTTCCGCCCACTGCGCCTGCTGAGCCTGGCGGTGGTGCTGGAGGTGTTGCAGCGCGCCGTCGGCCACAGTATCCGGGGCCGTGTCGCGGCGTACACCGCGGGCGGGGTGGTGATGATCGTCTACGCCGCGTCCTTGGCCGTCCTCGACGTGGAACGTCATGCGCCGCACGCGCAGATCACCTCATTCGGCGACGCGGTGTGGTGGGCGGTCAGTACGGTGACCACCGTCGGCTACGGCGACCTGACGCCGGTGACCTTGAGCGGGCGGTTGATCGCCGTCGCGCTGATGGTCGCCGGGATCAGCCTGCTCGGTGTCGTCACCGCGACGCTCGCGTCGTGGATCGTGGAGAAGGTGGCCGAGGAGGACACCGCCAACCAGGCGGCGACCGCCGCGCATATCGAGGAGCTCCGGGAGGAGATCCGCAAGCTGCGCGACGCGATGCGCAGCGACGCGGATTGA
- a CDS encoding dihydrodipicolinate reductase produces the protein MKRIVVWGTGFVGSMVIAEIVKHPLFELVGVGVSNPEKVGRDVGEICGLDTLIGLTATDDVDALIALAPDALVHYGPTAAQADANIDLITRFLRAGIDVCSTAMTPWVWPHMRLNPPSWITPIDEACAAGAASCFTTGIDPGFANDLFPMTLMGLCSEVRTVRASELLDYTNYTGDYEFEMGIGKSPDYTPLLEHRDILVMSWGATVPMIAHAAGITLDEITTTWEKWVTPEDRKSAKGIIQAGNVAAVRFTINGRYRGETRIQLEHVNRIGLDAAPDWPTGNDNDVYRVDIEGTPSISQETAFRFTDGSGRDAAAAGCLATGLRALNAVPAVNALPPGWVTALDLPLIPGAGTIR, from the coding sequence ATGAAGCGAATCGTGGTGTGGGGTACGGGTTTCGTCGGCAGCATGGTGATCGCGGAGATCGTCAAGCACCCCTTGTTCGAACTCGTCGGGGTCGGGGTGAGCAACCCGGAGAAGGTGGGCCGCGATGTCGGTGAGATCTGCGGCCTGGACACCCTGATCGGGCTGACCGCCACCGACGATGTCGATGCGCTGATCGCACTGGCACCCGACGCGCTGGTGCACTACGGGCCGACCGCGGCGCAGGCCGACGCCAATATCGACCTCATCACCCGCTTCCTGCGGGCTGGTATCGACGTCTGCTCGACGGCGATGACACCGTGGGTGTGGCCGCACATGCGGCTCAACCCGCCGTCGTGGATCACGCCGATCGACGAGGCGTGCGCGGCCGGCGCGGCCTCGTGTTTCACCACCGGGATCGATCCCGGATTCGCCAACGACCTGTTCCCGATGACCCTGATGGGCCTGTGTTCGGAGGTGCGCACGGTGCGGGCGTCCGAACTGCTCGACTACACCAACTACACCGGTGACTACGAATTCGAGATGGGCATCGGCAAGTCACCGGACTACACACCGCTGCTGGAACATCGCGACATCCTCGTCATGTCCTGGGGTGCCACGGTGCCGATGATCGCCCATGCGGCGGGCATCACCCTGGATGAGATCACCACCACCTGGGAGAAGTGGGTGACCCCCGAGGACCGCAAGTCCGCCAAGGGGATCATCCAGGCCGGCAACGTCGCGGCGGTCCGATTCACCATCAATGGCCGATACCGCGGTGAGACTCGTATCCAGCTCGAGCACGTCAACCGGATCGGACTCGACGCGGCACCGGACTGGCCGACGGGTAACGACAACGACGTGTACCGGGTGGATATCGAGGGCACGCCCAGCATCTCGCAGGAGACCGCGTTCCGGTTCACCGACGGCTCCGGTCGCGATGCGGCGGCCGCGGGTTGCCTGGCAACCGGTCTGCGTGCGCTCAACGCCGTTCCCGCGGTGAATGCGCTGCCGCCGGGTTGGGTCACGGCGCTGGACCTTCCGCTGATTCCGGGGGCGGGCACCATCCGCTGA
- a CDS encoding Hsp70 family protein gives MTESVGLSVGATNLAAVAVGRAAVTRPAVLTRERGPEFTDFVDRVGDPVGLVAADGSTHRAEAVLTEALRALRAAVPAGGHTGISHPAHWQDRQVDALRAALAAAPELRTAPLFSDAGTALTALADNPGLPARGVVVLCDFGGTGTSITVADAANGYQPIAPTVRHLELSGALIDQMVLTQVLAGVPGAVDAAGTSAIGSLTKLRMACRAAKEQLSGAAVASVAVDLPGHRTQVRITRDELDAVLRAPLTDFLAVLQDTLQRSGIRPAELVAVASVGGGARIPAVTAALSERFRAPVVTMPQPELAAAIGAGIRAARGPADDGATAMAPLAAMAAPVGDPAMSSTFRALAWSQDADEVPDPEPFVVDNPIPPRPEVHFTDGEEPAAEPDPWYRRPALLLGTGAAVVLAGCVAAVVFVMRTDQAQTPAPQTTTATATANPATQSAAPSEPTPAQVPAPATEAPEQTRTVTRQAPVTQEPPQPSTETPAPETTSAAPPPAPSPEPTTEAPVTQPPFIPTIPTIPPIPTIPGLPPFIPQPGQALPH, from the coding sequence ATGACGGAGTCGGTTGGGCTGTCGGTGGGTGCCACCAATCTGGCGGCGGTGGCGGTGGGTCGGGCCGCGGTGACGCGGCCGGCCGTGCTGACGCGCGAGCGGGGCCCGGAGTTCACCGATTTCGTGGACCGTGTCGGCGACCCGGTGGGATTGGTGGCCGCCGACGGATCCACCCACCGCGCGGAGGCGGTGCTCACCGAGGCCCTGCGCGCGCTGCGTGCGGCGGTACCCGCAGGCGGGCACACCGGTATCAGTCACCCGGCGCACTGGCAGGACCGACAGGTCGACGCGCTGCGGGCCGCGCTGGCCGCTGCCCCTGAACTGCGTACCGCTCCGCTGTTCTCCGATGCCGGCACGGCGCTGACCGCGTTGGCCGACAATCCGGGGTTGCCGGCGCGCGGGGTGGTGGTGCTCTGCGACTTCGGCGGCACGGGCACGAGCATCACGGTGGCCGATGCCGCCAATGGCTATCAGCCGATCGCCCCGACGGTCCGCCACCTCGAGTTGTCCGGCGCGCTGATCGACCAGATGGTGCTCACCCAGGTGCTCGCCGGCGTGCCCGGCGCGGTCGATGCGGCCGGAACATCGGCGATCGGCTCGTTGACGAAGCTGCGGATGGCATGCCGGGCGGCCAAGGAACAGCTCTCCGGTGCCGCGGTGGCCTCGGTGGCAGTGGATCTACCTGGCCATCGCACCCAGGTGCGGATCACCAGGGACGAGTTGGACGCGGTGCTGCGCGCACCGTTGACCGACTTTCTCGCCGTCCTGCAGGACACGTTGCAGCGCAGCGGGATCCGGCCGGCCGAGTTGGTTGCCGTGGCCTCGGTGGGCGGCGGTGCGCGCATTCCCGCGGTCACGGCGGCACTGTCCGAACGGTTCCGGGCGCCGGTGGTGACGATGCCGCAGCCGGAGTTGGCAGCCGCGATCGGGGCCGGTATCCGGGCCGCCCGCGGACCCGCCGATGACGGCGCGACTGCGATGGCACCCCTGGCGGCGATGGCGGCCCCGGTGGGTGACCCGGCGATGTCGAGCACGTTCCGCGCCTTGGCCTGGTCCCAGGACGCCGACGAAGTTCCCGACCCGGAGCCGTTCGTCGTCGACAACCCGATCCCGCCCAGGCCCGAGGTGCATTTCACCGACGGCGAGGAACCGGCCGCCGAACCGGATCCCTGGTACCGGCGGCCCGCGCTGCTGCTGGGCACCGGGGCCGCCGTCGTGCTGGCGGGGTGTGTGGCCGCGGTCGTCTTCGTGATGCGCACCGATCAGGCGCAGACGCCCGCCCCCCAGACCACGACGGCCACGGCGACGGCGAACCCGGCCACGCAGTCGGCGGCCCCGTCGGAGCCGACGCCCGCGCAGGTGCCCGCCCCGGCGACCGAGGCGCCGGAGCAGACCCGGACCGTCACCCGGCAGGCGCCGGTCACTCAGGAGCCGCCGCAGCCCAGCACCGAGACGCCGGCGCCGGAGACCACCAGTGCGGCCCCGCCGCCGGCACCGTCACCCGAGCCGACCACCGAGGCGCCGGTGACGCAGCCGCCGTTCATCCCGACGATCCCGACCATTCCGCCGATCCCCACGATCCCCGGCCTGCCGCCGTTCATTCCGCAACCGGGGCAAGCGCTTCCACACTAG
- a CDS encoding acetolactate synthase large subunit, whose translation MNTGADVVIGRLLAGGVEVCFANPGTSEMHFVAALDHTPAMRAVLCLFEGVATGAADGYARITGTPAATLLHLGPGLANGLANLHNARRAHSPVVNIVGDHATYHKEFDAPLESDIEALARWPEGLVFRPAAADALAVSVDEAITAAAGPPGRVVTVILPADYSWSTAEVPVVTTPEAPMRDDVAADIEPVAELLRTSGPGTALLLGGAATTEAGLIAAARISAAVGARALVETFPARLTRGAGVPPIERLAYLAEQAEQQLSGITHLILVGARSPVAFFAYPGKASGLVPRGTQIQTLEPADLDRLADVLAAPALPPAVQQPPALPSGPLNVANWVQVIGALLPENAVIVDEANTSGVLLPAATATSPRHDVLTLTGGAIGQGLPVAVGAAVAAPDRPVVALQADGSALYTISALWTMARERLDITVVILNNHAYAILQLELARVGSAATGPQSRSLLDLGNPDIDFVALATGFGVPASRASTAEELADQFRVAVAEPGPHLIDAAIPAWG comes from the coding sequence GTGAACACCGGTGCCGATGTGGTGATCGGCCGACTGCTGGCCGGCGGAGTCGAGGTCTGTTTCGCCAATCCAGGAACCTCGGAGATGCATTTCGTGGCGGCGCTCGATCACACCCCCGCGATGCGCGCGGTGCTGTGCCTGTTCGAGGGGGTGGCCACCGGCGCCGCCGACGGTTATGCCCGGATCACCGGCACGCCGGCGGCCACATTGCTTCATCTGGGCCCAGGATTGGCCAACGGCCTGGCGAACCTGCACAACGCGCGGCGCGCGCACAGCCCGGTGGTCAACATCGTCGGGGATCACGCCACGTATCACAAGGAGTTCGACGCACCGTTGGAATCCGATATTGAGGCGCTCGCCCGGTGGCCGGAAGGTCTGGTGTTCCGGCCCGCCGCCGCGGATGCCCTGGCGGTGTCGGTGGATGAGGCGATCACGGCCGCGGCGGGGCCGCCCGGGCGGGTGGTCACCGTGATCCTGCCCGCCGACTATTCCTGGAGTACCGCCGAGGTCCCGGTCGTCACGACACCCGAAGCGCCCATGCGCGACGACGTCGCCGCCGATATCGAGCCGGTGGCCGAACTGCTGCGGACCAGCGGTCCCGGCACCGCGTTGTTGCTCGGGGGTGCGGCGACCACGGAGGCCGGACTCATTGCAGCGGCACGCATTTCGGCTGCGGTCGGGGCCAGGGCACTGGTCGAGACATTCCCGGCGAGGCTGACCCGCGGGGCCGGTGTCCCACCGATCGAGCGGCTGGCCTACCTGGCAGAGCAAGCCGAGCAACAGCTCTCCGGTATCACCCACCTGATCTTGGTGGGCGCCCGTTCCCCGGTCGCGTTCTTCGCCTATCCGGGGAAAGCGAGCGGACTGGTACCCCGCGGCACGCAGATCCAGACGCTGGAGCCGGCCGACCTGGACCGGCTCGCCGATGTGCTCGCCGCACCCGCGCTCCCGCCCGCCGTGCAGCAGCCACCGGCGTTGCCCAGCGGCCCGCTCAACGTCGCCAACTGGGTGCAGGTCATCGGGGCGCTGCTCCCCGAGAATGCCGTCATCGTCGACGAGGCGAACACCAGTGGGGTGCTGCTGCCCGCGGCGACCGCGACGTCCCCGCGTCACGACGTGCTCACGTTGACCGGCGGCGCGATCGGGCAGGGACTGCCGGTGGCGGTCGGGGCCGCGGTCGCCGCCCCGGACCGGCCGGTCGTCGCCCTGCAAGCCGACGGCAGTGCGCTGTATACGATTTCGGCGCTGTGGACGATGGCGCGTGAACGGCTCGACATCACCGTGGTGATCCTGAACAACCATGCCTACGCGATCCTGCAGCTGGAGCTGGCGCGGGTGGGTTCGGCGGCCACCGGGCCGCAGTCGCGGTCGCTGCTGGATCTGGGCAATCCGGATATCGACTTCGTCGCCCTCGCAACAGGATTCGGCGTGCCCGCCAGCCGTGCGAGCACCGCCGAGGAACTGGCCGACCAGTTCCGGGTTGCGGTGGCCGAACCCGGACCGCATCTCATCGATGCGGCGATTCCCGCCTGGGGCTAG
- a CDS encoding SAM-dependent methyltransferase, which produces MKVSSSSRESSVVVRPIPPGSAFYTAGSRLQAAGLKRAITLFEQAAQVVPIPAAPRPIVLADYGAANGHNSLLPISAAIAVLRQRTRTEHSIMVTHTDVPDNDFSALFHILAEDPDSYLKKDPAAYASAVGRSYYAQIIPSNSVNLGWSAWSVLWLGRVPAPVPDHIHASFSADAQVRAAHQKQAAFDWHEFVAFRGRELCPGGRAVVLTMAVSEDGEFGYRPVLQALMAELTELAARGVITDAELSRMNIPIAGRRAADFHSPFAPSGRLEQLAIEHLEVFDAEDRFWRQYQIDGDARHFGAEWAAFMRAAVFPALTGVLPADRRPVFADALEAGVAARLAAAPEQIQIPLAVVVLHKRPKTY; this is translated from the coding sequence ATCAAGGTGTCCAGTTCGAGCCGCGAGTCCAGTGTGGTGGTGCGACCGATTCCACCAGGAAGTGCGTTCTATACCGCCGGTTCCCGGCTGCAGGCGGCCGGCCTGAAACGGGCCATCACCCTGTTCGAGCAAGCCGCCCAGGTGGTACCCATCCCCGCTGCCCCTCGGCCCATCGTGCTGGCCGACTACGGCGCGGCCAACGGGCACAACTCGCTGCTGCCGATCTCCGCCGCCATCGCGGTCCTGCGTCAGCGGACCCGAACCGAGCACTCGATCATGGTGACGCACACCGACGTCCCCGACAACGACTTCAGTGCGCTGTTCCACATCCTCGCCGAGGATCCGGACAGCTACCTGAAGAAGGACCCCGCCGCGTACGCCTCGGCGGTCGGGCGGTCCTACTACGCCCAGATCATCCCGTCCAACAGTGTGAACCTGGGCTGGTCGGCCTGGTCGGTGCTGTGGCTGGGCCGGGTGCCCGCCCCGGTACCCGATCACATCCACGCATCCTTCAGCGCCGACGCGCAGGTGCGCGCGGCACACCAGAAGCAGGCGGCGTTCGACTGGCATGAATTCGTGGCGTTCCGCGGCCGTGAGCTGTGTCCAGGCGGGCGCGCGGTGGTGCTCACCATGGCCGTCTCCGAGGACGGCGAGTTCGGTTACCGGCCGGTGCTTCAGGCGTTGATGGCCGAACTGACCGAGCTGGCGGCCCGCGGCGTGATCACCGATGCCGAGCTGAGCCGGATGAACATCCCCATCGCCGGCCGGCGCGCCGCCGACTTCCACTCGCCGTTCGCTCCGTCCGGGCGCCTGGAACAACTCGCGATCGAGCATCTCGAAGTGTTCGACGCCGAGGACCGGTTCTGGCGTCAATATCAGATCGACGGCGATGCACGGCATTTCGGTGCGGAGTGGGCGGCGTTCATGCGAGCGGCGGTGTTCCCGGCGTTGACCGGGGTGCTACCGGCGGACCGCCGGCCGGTCTTCGCCGACGCGCTCGAGGCCGGCGTCGCGGCCCGGCTGGCGGCGGCACCCGAGCAGATCCAGATCCCGCTGGCCGTCGTGGTGCTGCACAAGCGGCCGAAGACGTACTAG
- a CDS encoding SHOCT domain-containing protein, whose amino-acid sequence MSAATAPKLLTAIAVVTMIVSGIAFVVALVLNAFVLDKYDAYGEVPIPGRSTLHLPAGEVNISFHTQIIGSTSGGGLPIPNLKLRADPPAGVPEPVLTENIGTTTTVNNDARVRVWVARIAEEGDYRITTEGNVSAFISPRLAFGHGSPVPHLPWWAAAVFGVAVVDLIIARVWAAKVRRRPAPAGMAPTFTIDAVPDSGAVFTPTDDGVRIQQLKTLAALRDSGALTKDEFESEKRRLLGS is encoded by the coding sequence ATGAGTGCCGCGACTGCGCCCAAACTGCTCACCGCGATCGCGGTGGTGACCATGATCGTGTCGGGTATCGCGTTCGTCGTGGCGCTGGTGCTCAACGCGTTCGTACTCGACAAGTACGACGCCTACGGCGAGGTGCCGATCCCGGGGCGCAGCACACTGCACCTTCCGGCGGGCGAGGTCAACATCAGCTTTCACACCCAGATCATCGGCAGCACCAGCGGCGGTGGACTGCCGATCCCGAACCTCAAGTTGCGTGCCGACCCGCCGGCCGGCGTGCCCGAGCCCGTGCTGACCGAGAACATCGGCACGACCACCACGGTCAACAACGATGCGCGGGTGCGGGTGTGGGTGGCCAGGATCGCCGAGGAAGGCGACTACCGCATCACCACCGAGGGCAATGTCAGCGCGTTCATCAGCCCGCGGCTGGCCTTCGGTCACGGTAGCCCGGTGCCCCACCTGCCCTGGTGGGCCGCCGCGGTGTTCGGCGTGGCCGTGGTGGACCTGATCATCGCGCGGGTGTGGGCCGCCAAGGTGCGCCGCCGTCCCGCTCCGGCGGGTATGGCGCCGACCTTCACCATCGACGCGGTGCCCGATTCCGGCGCCGTCTTTACCCCAACCGACGACGGCGTCCGCATTCAGCAGCTCAAAACGCTTGCCGCGCTCCGTGATTCCGGCGCGCTGACGAAGGACGAATTCGAATCCGAGAAACGCCGGCTACTGGGCTCCTAG
- a CDS encoding styrene monooxygenase/indole monooxygenase family protein — protein MTTSSARSAAIIGAGQTGVTAALGLLDNGFDVTLYSEREQAQLRDGIPASGTALIFGAAQRAEESLGLNTYLATAPLSTGQSVRVLNDGAEDVAFDGWFDGARGVAVDTRLKADDRLTLFQQRGGRFVVQPVDPERLDAIAAKADLTLVATGRGGLSSLFPVDPARTVYDAPQRSLLAFTVTGLPHGPEIFAHRSTAGGAHNAFTVVTDQGESWWGPYLHKDAGPTWAFLGWARPGSDWERRFATVTSARSALQVTTGLHRDYIDWDLPEVSALRVIDEDPHSWLTGAVTQLVRTAVGHTASGHPVAALGDTAVAFDPIAGQGAQGGLVQSAALVRKAAAHDGPFDAAWLSAAFDEFYDHRARAAQLVTRLFLADPELSGYGGLFFAAASGSARFASKLFGLLDDPRPFESVTSEAAAKQLITDFTGEPADELLARFVPAGTFQRSGLAFSAV, from the coding sequence ATGACGACATCGAGTGCACGTTCCGCGGCCATCATCGGCGCCGGCCAGACCGGCGTGACCGCGGCACTGGGGTTGCTGGACAACGGATTTGACGTCACGCTCTACAGCGAGCGGGAACAGGCCCAGTTGCGCGACGGCATCCCGGCCAGCGGCACCGCGCTGATCTTCGGGGCAGCACAGCGTGCCGAGGAGAGTCTGGGGCTCAACACGTACCTGGCCACCGCTCCGCTGTCCACCGGACAGAGCGTGCGGGTCCTCAACGACGGCGCGGAGGACGTCGCGTTCGACGGCTGGTTCGACGGTGCCCGCGGGGTGGCCGTCGACACCCGGCTCAAGGCCGACGACCGGCTCACCCTGTTCCAGCAGCGCGGCGGCCGGTTCGTGGTGCAGCCGGTCGACCCGGAACGCCTCGATGCCATTGCCGCCAAGGCCGACCTGACGCTGGTGGCCACCGGCCGTGGCGGGCTGTCGTCACTGTTTCCGGTCGATCCCGCGCGCACGGTGTACGACGCACCGCAACGCAGCCTGTTGGCGTTCACCGTCACCGGGTTGCCGCATGGCCCGGAGATCTTCGCCCACCGCAGCACCGCCGGCGGGGCGCACAACGCGTTCACCGTCGTCACCGACCAGGGCGAATCCTGGTGGGGGCCTTACCTGCACAAGGACGCGGGGCCGACCTGGGCCTTCCTGGGCTGGGCCCGGCCCGGCAGCGACTGGGAACGCCGCTTCGCCACGGTGACCAGCGCCCGGTCCGCACTGCAGGTCACCACCGGGCTGCACCGCGACTACATCGACTGGGATCTGCCCGAGGTGTCCGCCCTGCGGGTCATCGACGAGGATCCGCATTCCTGGCTGACCGGAGCCGTCACCCAACTGGTGCGGACCGCGGTCGGGCACACCGCGAGTGGTCACCCGGTGGCCGCGCTCGGCGACACCGCGGTGGCGTTCGACCCGATCGCCGGGCAGGGCGCCCAGGGCGGTCTCGTACAGTCGGCGGCGCTGGTGCGCAAGGCCGCCGCCCACGACGGGCCGTTCGACGCGGCCTGGCTGAGCGCGGCGTTCGACGAGTTCTACGATCATCGGGCGCGGGCCGCCCAACTGGTGACCCGGTTGTTCCTGGCTGATCCGGAACTGTCCGGATACGGCGGCCTGTTCTTCGCCGCGGCCAGCGGGAGTGCCCGATTCGCCTCGAAACTGTTTGGCCTGCTGGACGATCCACGCCCGTTCGAGAGCGTGACCTCCGAGGCCGCGGCCAAGCAGCTGATCACCGACTTCACGGGTGAACCCGCCGACGAGCTGTTGGCCCGCTTCGTGCCGGCAGGGACCTTCCAGCGCTCCGGGCTGGCGTTCAGCGCGGTCTAG
- a CDS encoding MBL fold metallo-hydrolase, whose product MSVQRVVTSGTFSLDGGTWDVDNNIWIVSDGGKNSDVIVFDAAHTAAPIVEAVGGRNVVAVICTHGHNDHITVAPELGKTLDAPVFLHPADEMLWREIHPDKEFHSVDDGLVLTAGGIELHALHTPGHSPGSVCWSAPALNAVISGDTLFQGGPGATGRSYSSFPTILESISKKLGTLPDETVVYTGHGDTTTIGGELVHYDEWVARGH is encoded by the coding sequence GTGAGCGTGCAGCGGGTCGTGACCAGCGGTACCTTCAGCCTCGACGGCGGCACCTGGGATGTCGACAACAACATCTGGATTGTGAGCGACGGCGGAAAAAATTCAGATGTGATCGTCTTCGACGCCGCCCACACCGCCGCGCCGATCGTGGAGGCCGTCGGCGGCCGCAACGTCGTCGCCGTCATCTGCACCCACGGCCACAACGACCACATCACCGTGGCCCCCGAACTGGGCAAGACCCTCGACGCCCCGGTCTTCCTACACCCGGCCGACGAGATGCTGTGGCGGGAGATCCACCCGGACAAGGAATTCCACAGCGTGGACGACGGCCTGGTGCTCACCGCAGGCGGTATCGAGCTGCACGCCCTGCACACCCCCGGGCACTCCCCCGGCTCGGTGTGCTGGTCAGCCCCCGCCCTCAATGCCGTCATCTCCGGAGACACCCTGTTCCAGGGCGGCCCCGGCGCCACCGGACGCTCCTATTCCAGCTTTCCCACCATCCTGGAATCCATCAGCAAGAAGCTGGGCACCCTGCCGGATGAGACCGTCGTCTACACCGGGCACGGTGACACCACCACCATCGGTGGCGAACTGGTGCACTACGACGAATGGGTGGCGCGCGGCCACTGA
- a CDS encoding S-(hydroxymethyl)mycothiol dehydrogenase, producing the protein MPQTVRGVISRSKKQPVELVDIVIPDPGPGEVVVDITACGVCHTDLTYREGGINDEYPFLLGHEAAGTVESIGPGVTHVAVGDFVILNWRAVCGECRACKRGRPHLCFDTFNATQKMTLTDGTELTPALGIGAFADKTLVHQGQCTKVDPEADPAVAGLLGCGVMAGLGAAINTANIGRDDTVAVIGCGGVGDAAIAGAALVGARTIIAVDTDNRKLDWARSFGATHTINAKELDPVATIQDLTDGFGADVVIDAVGRPETWKQAFYARDLAGTVVLVGVPTPDMTLEMPLVDFFSRGGALKSSWYGDCLPERDFPTLISLYRQGRLPLEKFVSERIGLDAIEDAFHKMHAGEVLRSVVVL; encoded by the coding sequence ATGCCTCAGACAGTGCGCGGTGTGATTTCCCGGTCCAAGAAGCAGCCCGTCGAGCTGGTCGACATTGTCATCCCCGACCCGGGACCCGGTGAAGTGGTGGTCGACATCACCGCCTGCGGTGTCTGCCACACCGACCTGACCTACCGCGAAGGCGGCATCAACGACGAATACCCCTTCCTGCTCGGCCACGAAGCGGCGGGCACCGTCGAATCCATCGGCCCGGGCGTCACCCACGTCGCCGTCGGCGACTTCGTCATCCTCAACTGGCGTGCCGTCTGTGGGGAATGCCGGGCCTGCAAACGCGGCCGCCCCCACCTGTGCTTCGACACCTTCAACGCCACCCAGAAGATGACCCTCACCGACGGCACCGAACTGACCCCCGCCCTCGGTATCGGCGCCTTCGCCGACAAAACCCTGGTACACCAGGGCCAATGCACCAAAGTCGATCCCGAAGCCGACCCCGCCGTGGCCGGCCTGCTCGGCTGCGGAGTGATGGCCGGCCTGGGCGCGGCCATCAACACCGCCAACATCGGCCGCGATGACACCGTCGCCGTCATCGGCTGCGGCGGCGTCGGGGACGCCGCCATCGCCGGGGCCGCGCTGGTCGGAGCCCGCACCATCATCGCCGTGGACACCGACAACCGAAAGCTGGACTGGGCCAGAAGCTTCGGCGCCACCCACACCATCAACGCCAAAGAGCTCGACCCCGTCGCCACCATCCAGGACCTCACCGACGGGTTCGGCGCCGATGTCGTCATCGACGCCGTCGGACGCCCCGAAACCTGGAAACAGGCCTTCTACGCCCGCGACCTGGCCGGCACCGTGGTGCTGGTCGGTGTCCCCACCCCCGATATGACGCTGGAGATGCCGCTGGTGGACTTCTTCTCCCGCGGCGGCGCACTGAAGTCCTCCTGGTACGGCGACTGCCTACCCGAACGCGACTTCCCCACCCTCATCAGCCTCTACCGCCAGGGCCGGCTACCGCTGGAGAAATTCGTCTCCGAACGCATCGGGCTCGACGCCATCGAAGACGCCTTCCACAAGATGCACGCCGGCGAGGTACTCCGATCGGTCGTCGTCCTGTGA
- a CDS encoding chemotaxis protein CheY, whose protein sequence is MASQSSSAGTGADLLVIARSAFRRSDWHTSYETFARVEGLQTLAVDDLAAYAGAAWRQGHGREAVRINERVHALLVRTDPVQAAVKAAELGLAWLARGHVAVAEDWADRAALLLAGTPESAAHGYVAYLTVVLASDDDAVAALHAIAGRAADPALSALARAADGVAALAQGRHAEGYALLDEALLPVLDERLPMEWAGDVYRRALLLARGHADAARLRAWSESMQRWSEATDAAAYRAICNVLRAGLDAEPPASRVMDLRRVIAEVDAAVAGLLEDLLVASR, encoded by the coding sequence ATGGCGTCACAGTCTTCGTCGGCCGGAACGGGAGCCGACCTCCTCGTCATCGCGCGCTCGGCGTTCCGGCGCAGCGATTGGCACACGAGTTACGAAACCTTCGCGCGCGTCGAGGGCCTGCAGACCCTGGCGGTCGACGACTTGGCGGCCTACGCCGGCGCCGCGTGGCGGCAGGGCCACGGCCGCGAGGCCGTGCGGATCAACGAGCGGGTGCACGCGCTGCTGGTGCGCACCGATCCGGTGCAGGCCGCGGTCAAGGCCGCCGAGCTGGGGCTGGCCTGGCTGGCCCGCGGGCACGTGGCCGTCGCCGAAGACTGGGCCGACCGTGCCGCCCTGCTGCTCGCCGGAACCCCGGAGAGCGCCGCCCACGGCTACGTCGCCTATCTCACCGTCGTGCTGGCGTCCGACGACGACGCCGTCGCGGCCTTGCACGCGATCGCGGGTCGCGCCGCCGACCCGGCGTTGTCGGCGCTGGCGCGTGCCGCCGACGGTGTCGCGGCCCTGGCCCAGGGGCGCCACGCCGAGGGATACGCCCTCCTCGACGAGGCACTGCTGCCGGTGCTGGACGAGCGGCTGCCGATGGAATGGGCGGGCGACGTGTACCGGCGTGCGCTGCTCCTTGCCCGCGGGCATGCCGACGCCGCCCGGCTGCGGGCCTGGTCGGAGTCGATGCAGCGCTGGAGTGAGGCCACCGATGCCGCCGCCTACCGCGCCATCTGCAATGTGCTGCGGGCCGGCCTGGACGCCGAGCCGCCCGCGAGCCGGGTCATGGACCTGCGCCGGGTGATCGCGGAGGTCGACGCCGCGGTGGCCGGCCTGCTGGAGGATCTGCTGGTCGCGTCCCGCTGA